In Candidatus Cloacimonadota bacterium, the genomic stretch TTTCTAAAGCATGTCCCCTATTTGTCCCTATTGTAGAAGAAGGCTGGCAAGATCATCCTGTAGCAAAACAGATCGTACTGGAATATCTGTCTTCCATGATTAAATTAAACATTGACACTTTGGTGTTAGGTTGTACACACTATCCCTTACTTACCAGTGTTATACAGAGCGTAGTAGGAGATGAAGTTAATTTGGTAGATAGCGCCCAAGCTATTACTATGCATCTTGGGAGATTAATCCCGTCTGAACATGATGGAAGGCATGGTGAGGATTCATTCTTTGTTAGCGATAATGAAGATAAATTTGCCTTTATTGCTGAAAGAATATTACGCCAACCACTTACAAAGTTGAAACGGGTTAAGCTTTTTGAAAGCTGGTTTATCGATTAAATTAAGAAACTATAGAGGAATAAGATGAAACCGATTATTTTAACTGCAGCCATTACTGGAGCTGAAACTACCCTAAAAGATCAGCCAAATTTGCCGGTAACACCTTTAGAACAGGCAAATGAAGCCAAGGCATGTTTTGAGGCTGGTGCTAGAGTAGTTCATCTTCATGTACGTGAAAACGATGGCTCACCTAGTCAACGTCTTGAAAGATTTACAGAATCAATAACTGCTATTCGGAAAGCTGTACCAGAGATGATTATTCAGATCAGCACAGGTGGTGCCGTTGGTGAAGCTTTTGAAAAACGCCTTGCCCCACTCGCACTTAAACCAGATATGGGTACCCTTAATGCCGGCACGCTAAATTTTGGTAATGAGATATTTATCAACCACCCCCAAGATATTGTGCGTTTGGCAGAAGCATTTAAGCAATACAATGTAGTTCCTGAAGTTGAGGTTTATGAATCTGGAATGATAGATGTAGTAGCCAAACTCGTAAAAAAGGGAATTATTACTCATAAGCCACTTCATATACAATTTGTGTTAGGGGTGCCAGGAGGTATGAGCGGAAAGCCCAAAAACCTTCTTTACATGGCGGAGCATTTAACTGAAGAAATTCCAACAGCTACATGGGCTGTTGCTGGGATCGGAAAATGGCATCTACCAACGGCTATGATAGCGATGGTTACTGGTGGACACATTCGTTGTGGGTTTGAAGATAATATATACTATCACAAAGGAATTGTTGCAGAGTCCAATGCTCAGCTAGTGAAACGCTTGGCAAGAATTGCAACCGAAATTGGCCGCCCAATTGCTAGCCCCAAAGAAGCTCGCGAAATTCTAGCATTGCCAAGTTAAGGAGTTAGGATGCATCTTAGTGAAAACGCACTTATTGTGCTACAGAAGAGATATTTTAGAAAAAACGAACAGGGTGAATGCATTGAGGATTGGAATGAACTTATTAAGCGTGTAGCAGACAATATTGCAGATGGTGATTCGGATCAAAAGAATAAATTTTATAAACTCCTTGATAGTGGCGATTTCCTGCCAAATTCACCCACTTTAATGAATGCCGGTGCAGACCTTCAACAGCTCTCTGCATGTTTTGTCTTACCTATTGAAGACAGCATGGATAGCATATTCGAAACAGTAAAGAACGCTGCGCTAATTCATAAAAGTGGAGGAGGAACCGGCTTCTCATTTAGTCGACTTAGAGAAGCTAATGCTCGTGTTCGCTCCACCAATGGAGTTTCCAGCGGGCCAATTTCTTTCATGAAAGTTTTCAATGCCGCGACAGATGCCGTAAAGCAAGGTGGAACCAGACGCGGTGCCAATATGGCTATCCTTAATGTTGACCATCCTCAGATCCTCGATTTTATTACGTGTAAAAAAGACCCTAATGAACTAAACAACTTCAATATTAGCGTGGGACTAACCGAAGCTTTCATGAAAGCTGTTGCAGAGAATGGTGAGTACAATCTTGTATCTCCACACACCGGTAAGGTTGTAAACAACCTTTCGGCAGTACAAGTGTTTGATCTTATTGTGGATATGGCTCATAAAAACGGAGAGCCTGGGATAATATTCCTAGATCGTATTAATGCAGCAAACCCAACTCCCAAAATTGGCTATATCGAATCTACAAATCCTTGTGGAGAACAGCCATTATTGCCAAATGAGGCATGCAACCTTGGGTCCATTAATCTTGCGGGAATGATCCAAAATGATGAAATAGATTGGGATCGATTAGGCAAGGTTGTTCGAGATAGTGTAGATTTTCTTGATGCAGTTATAGATAGAACTCAATTCCCATTACAAGCCATCGAAAATATGGTAAAAGCGAATAGAAAAATTGGATTAGGAATCATGGGTTGGGCAGATTTATTGTATCAACTGAAGATACCCTATACCAGTAACGAAGCAGTGGACTTAGCCGAACAAATAATGGAAACTATAGATTTTGAGGCAAAAAAGAGAAGCATGGAACTAGCCCAAGAAAAAGGTAGCTTTCCAAATTATGAACAAAGCATATATGCTACAGGAGAATTACCTCGTACAGGAAAAAAATGGGCTGAGTTAATTGAGCAGATTAAACATAATGGAATTCGTAACGCCACTCATACTACAATAGCTCCTACTGGCACAATCAGCATGATTGCCGATACTTCCAGTGGCATAGAACCTCAGTTCTCACTGGTTTACGTTAAAAATGTAATGGATAATGATAGATTGCTATATGTAAATAAATGGTTCGAAGCAGCTTTGGAAGAATGGGGCTTACTAACACGGGAATTACTTGAGGAAGTAAGTGAAATAGGTTCTATTGCGCATATCTCAAGCATTCCAGATGAGCTAAAAGATGTTTTTCAAACAGCACATGATATACCCCCAGAATGGCATATAAGAATGCAGGCTGCCTTTCAAAAGTTTACTGATAATGCCGTTAGCAAAACCATCAACTTTTCGAATAGTGCCAGCGTAGAGGATATTAGGCAAGCATACCTACTAGCATATCAACTAGGGTGTAAAGGTGTAACTGTTTATCGAGATGGCAGTAGAGAGAATCAGGTTCTATCTGTAGGTTCTGCAAGTATCCCAAACAATACATCCAAAAAGGTTGCACCTCGACAGAGACCAGAAATAACGCATGGTATAACTCAGAGACTGGAGACTGGATGTGGTCATATGTATGTAACGATAAATACAGATTCTCATGGAGCTTGCGAAGTATTTGTGCAGATGGGAAAAGTGGGTGGATGTGCTTCAGCCCAACTTGAAGCAATAGCAAGGCTTGCTTCTTTGGCTTTGCGGTCAAGCATACGCATTGAAGCTATTATTAGACAGCTTAAAGGGATTAGGTGTCAATCTCCCATGTGGCACAAAGGAAAGATGATAACATCTTGTGGAGATGCAGTGGGACAGGCATTAGAGAATTTCCTTTCCATGCATGCCAATAATGAACTCAAATCAATTCATGTTAATACTCAAGTTGATTCACATATTAGTGAATCTCTACCAAAGTCTAAGGTGGCAACCTGTCCTGATTGTGGATCTACCATCGAGCACTCTGAAGGTTGTCTCAAATGTCCATCATGTGGATGGTCAAAATGCTAAGGAGCATTAATGCGTTGTAAAAAATGTAATGCCAAACTAGCTGAACATGATCTATGGTGTGTCTCTTGTGGCGCTCAAAGCCCCATAGTAAAAACAGAATTATCCGCAATAAAAAGCCTGAAGAACACAAGGCATAATTTAAAGAATAAGATTTCTGAACTAGTTCCAGCTACAGGTTTTTGCATAATTCTTGGGATAATACCAATTGCTATGCTTGCATGGATGTTTCACAATTACATTCATACTGATGGCACACTTCAACTATTGTTAAGTATGATAGTTAAGTGTGTTTTGTACAGTATATTTTTACCGTTTATTTTTCTTCCCTTTAGTGTAATTAGTTCAAGCAGTAATTACGAACTCAAGTTTAAGGATTTAATTCACAATCTGCACGCTTATTTTCGATACTTTATTTTCGGCTTGTTAAATGCGCTTTACTTCATGTTTATTTATATCATTTGTTTTGGATTACCTGGATTTGCCAGCGATCCCATTTTAAGACTGGTTTGGGTAGTGCTGGTGAATTACTGGTTCGCTGTAATGCTTCCTGCCCCAGTTCTAATGGAACGACTTAAGGTTAACCCATTTAAAGCTATTAAACTTAGTTATTGCCATTTTCACGATCTGCGATGGAATATATATTTGCTTGTGATACTTTTAATTATCTTAAATTTTGTCTCTTTCTTCGCATTGATATTCCCTTTGCTTTTTAGTCTTCCACTCTCATTCTTTGCAATTAGGGACTATGTTATTAAGCTGGAACAGTATGAATTACTTGAATATAGGATATAATATATGACACGAAAGGAAATCATCTCTCTCTTAATACTCATATTGATAGTCTCTTATGGAGCTTATAAATATATTAATCGTGAATTTAGCGAAATTCGCAGCAAGTATATTCTGGACACCATTTTAGAAATATCAGCCACCTCAAAATCCAAACAAGTAGGATCGGAAATTGAAGCTGTATTTAACTATATCAAAGAGCTTGAAGATAAGCTTAACGAATTTGACGATAACAGTCTGATATATAGAATAAACAATAGTGAAATGGAAGAATTCCCGATGGATGATGATCTTTATTCACTTCTACAGCTTGCAGACAGTTTATGGCAATTAACTCAAGGAAGTTATGATCCCACTATAAAACCAGTATGGGATTTATGGAATTTTAATAGTGAATATCCTGTTGTGCCGGATAGTCTTGTTCTCAAAACTACATTGGAAAAAGTAGATTTTTCAAGGATTAACTATACCAAAAAGAAACTCTACAAACCTAAGGAAATGCAGTTAACGTTTGGAGCATTAACAAAAGGATATATATTAGACAAAGCACTTTCTAACATGAAGTCTCGGGGTTTGTATCGTGGGTTTATAAATAGTCGGAGTTCAATGGCATTCTATGGTTTCAAAATTGCCCCACTAGTTTATATTCAACATCCTCGAAAGCCAGATGATAGTATAGCTAGTTTTCGTATTAATAACCTAAGCGTTGGCACCAGCGGAGATTATCAGCAATATTTCGAGCTTCAGAACAAACGCTATCACCATATCCTAAATGCTCATACTGGAAAACCAGTGGATGGGGTGTTTTCTGTAACTGTAGTTTCTGATAATACTGCTTTTGCAGATGGTTTATCTACTGCTTTGTTTACTATGAATCCAGATGAGGCATTGGAATTGGTTAGCAAAATGCCCCAAACCAATTGTGTTATTTACTGCAAACAGAATGATGCCATTGTATCTTTGAAGACTGCTGGTATTCGTTTGCTTGAGTTTAGTGAAAAGCTATGACTATACCTGATCTCCAAAGTCAAAAAGATACACGTAGAATAGCTATAGATAAAGTTGGCGTTAAGGGTTTGCGCTATCCAATTTTAGTTGAAGATCGTGCAAACAAAGTACAACACACTGTGGCAGATTTAAATATTTACGTTGATCTTCCCCACTATCTTCGCGGTACGCACATGAGCAGATTTGTTGAAATTTTGCATCATTACCATAAGGAAGCATTAATTGGAAACCTAGAGCCTTTTTTAACTGAACTTAAAGCATCATTGAAGGCAGAAGCTGCATACATAGACATCAACTTTCCATATTTTATTAGCAAACAAGCTCCCATTTCGAAAATCTCCTCTTTGCTCTGCTATGATTGCGAGTTCAGCGCTGCGCTGAAGAATTCATTTGAGCTTACTATTGGTGTTATTGTTCCTGTTACAACTCTATGTCCATGCTCAAAAGAAATTTCCATAGCTGGCGCTCACAATCAGCGTAGTAATATTACTATTAAAGTAAACTACCAAGGCTTTGTGTGGTTGGAAGAGCTTATTGAGTTAGCTGAGCAAACCGCATCATGTGAAATATATTCATTACTAAAAAGAGTTGATGAAAAATACGTAACTGAAAAAGCTTACGATAATCCAAAGTTTGTAGAAGACATAGTACGTGAGATAACTCTTAGATTGAAAGCCGACAAACGTATAACTGGTTTTCACGTAGAGAGTGAGAATGCCGAATCTATCCATCTTCACAATGCATATGCTTCAATATCGCACCCCAAGCAATGAACAAACAACACATTCCCAGTATTTCGCTGCAACAATACACAGCTCCCAATTCTTTACGCCTTCTTTACGCAGTTCAAAAGAGTAATCCTCTTGTCTGTTTACAATTGTACATCCGTTCAGGATCTGTTCATGAAGAAGAACATGAACGAGGTTATGCACATTTTTTGGAACACCTTGTTTTCAAAGCAACAAACCGTTTTCCCAATAATAATCTAAGTTATGCCGCAGCCGAGATAGGGGCAGTGTTAAATGCTTTTACAGATTTTGATACAACCTGTTTCTATCTAACTTTGCCAGCGGAATTTATAGAAACTGGTTTGTTGATACTTTCGGAAATGGCTATTCATGCCTGTTTTAGCACAAAAGATATAGAGTTAGAGAAAAGCGTTATTATTGAAGAGATCCATCAATATGAAGCAGAACCGGAGATGAGTTTCATAGAATATGTGCAGACTAGATATTTCGATAAGAGTCCCCTAAAATACCCTGTATTAGGCAATGCGTCCTCCCTAAAAAAAGCTACACAGAAAAGTCTTTTTGGATTCTATAAAAAGCACTATCGTCCGGATAATGCTTTTCTAGTGGCAACTGGTGATTATGATGAAACAATGCTTAAGATTCTGTTTCATAAGTATTTCGGCGAATGGAATGCAGATAGAATACCTCAAATTAATATATCATCCCCCCTACCCCATAGCTTCAGAGTTTTTAACCTTGCCGGCAAAGGCAGAGACTTGATAGCAATAGCTATACCAGAATTGAATGAAAGTCATATGGATAGTGAAGCCTTACACATTGCCATTCGATATATGGCAATAGGCAAGTCTTCATTATTATATAAAAAGCTAGTTGAAAAAGAAAAATTATGCTCTTGGGTAAAGGTAAGCTCTCTTAGTGGATTGTTACCAGGTGCCAGCGTAATCCTGTTTGCTCCTGTTCATACAGATTTTTCTACCAGAATTGTAGAGTATTTCTTTACGGCATGGAAACAAATTTTGGAACACGGTGTTCCTAATGAGGATTTATCTCTGGTTAGGTCTGATATAGTTCATAATTGGTTATACAGTTTTGAAGGTGTGGAAAATCTTGCAAATCTAATTGCTGCGGAAGAATTCAATGGAGATTTGGCTCGTATCTACAATTATGGAGCTTATATTGAGTCCATCGATAACAATCAGTTGATCTTTGCAGTTCGCACACACTGGCAATTCGATAGAATATCCGTTTTCCTAAAAAGTAAAATTCCCAAGCTTGTCGAGATAAGATCTCTATGTAATAAGATGCGTGGAACTCCGATTAAACCAGTCAAAATAAACAGAATTATTCCCAAGCGAGAAAGTGCTGTCTCAACTGATATGGTAAACCATAATACCAAGTCTCAGTTTTCTTCATTCCATATATATAATTTAGATAATGGCTTAAAAGTAGTTTATAACTATCAGCCGGGAAAAGACATCTGTGGATTTGCATTATCGTCGGCACATTCTCAACTTAATGAAGCAAAACCAGGACAGAACTACTTTTCTTCTACACTTATGTTGTATGGAACTCAGAATCGCAGTCATGAAGAAATAATGCGATTCTCGCGAAAACATGGATTCAATATAAGGGTTCTACATCATTTAGATAGCACCTTATTTAGGGGGAAATGTTATAAAGAAGACCTTTCTGCCGTAATGGAACTACTTGGTGAGATTATCATGTATCCAAATTTTGATA encodes the following:
- a CDS encoding 3-keto-5-aminohexanoate cleavage protein produces the protein MKPIILTAAITGAETTLKDQPNLPVTPLEQANEAKACFEAGARVVHLHVRENDGSPSQRLERFTESITAIRKAVPEMIIQISTGGAVGEAFEKRLAPLALKPDMGTLNAGTLNFGNEIFINHPQDIVRLAEAFKQYNVVPEVEVYESGMIDVVAKLVKKGIITHKPLHIQFVLGVPGGMSGKPKNLLYMAEHLTEEIPTATWAVAGIGKWHLPTAMIAMVTGGHIRCGFEDNIYYHKGIVAESNAQLVKRLARIATEIGRPIASPKEAREILALPS
- a CDS encoding vitamin B12-dependent ribonucleotide reductase, translated to MHLSENALIVLQKRYFRKNEQGECIEDWNELIKRVADNIADGDSDQKNKFYKLLDSGDFLPNSPTLMNAGADLQQLSACFVLPIEDSMDSIFETVKNAALIHKSGGGTGFSFSRLREANARVRSTNGVSSGPISFMKVFNAATDAVKQGGTRRGANMAILNVDHPQILDFITCKKDPNELNNFNISVGLTEAFMKAVAENGEYNLVSPHTGKVVNNLSAVQVFDLIVDMAHKNGEPGIIFLDRINAANPTPKIGYIESTNPCGEQPLLPNEACNLGSINLAGMIQNDEIDWDRLGKVVRDSVDFLDAVIDRTQFPLQAIENMVKANRKIGLGIMGWADLLYQLKIPYTSNEAVDLAEQIMETIDFEAKKRSMELAQEKGSFPNYEQSIYATGELPRTGKKWAELIEQIKHNGIRNATHTTIAPTGTISMIADTSSGIEPQFSLVYVKNVMDNDRLLYVNKWFEAALEEWGLLTRELLEEVSEIGSIAHISSIPDELKDVFQTAHDIPPEWHIRMQAAFQKFTDNAVSKTINFSNSASVEDIRQAYLLAYQLGCKGVTVYRDGSRENQVLSVGSASIPNNTSKKVAPRQRPEITHGITQRLETGCGHMYVTINTDSHGACEVFVQMGKVGGCASAQLEAIARLASLALRSSIRIEAIIRQLKGIRCQSPMWHKGKMITSCGDAVGQALENFLSMHANNELKSIHVNTQVDSHISESLPKSKVATCPDCGSTIEHSEGCLKCPSCGWSKC
- a CDS encoding FAD:protein FMN transferase yields the protein MTRKEIISLLILILIVSYGAYKYINREFSEIRSKYILDTILEISATSKSKQVGSEIEAVFNYIKELEDKLNEFDDNSLIYRINNSEMEEFPMDDDLYSLLQLADSLWQLTQGSYDPTIKPVWDLWNFNSEYPVVPDSLVLKTTLEKVDFSRINYTKKKLYKPKEMQLTFGALTKGYILDKALSNMKSRGLYRGFINSRSSMAFYGFKIAPLVYIQHPRKPDDSIASFRINNLSVGTSGDYQQYFELQNKRYHHILNAHTGKPVDGVFSVTVVSDNTAFADGLSTALFTMNPDEALELVSKMPQTNCVIYCKQNDAIVSLKTAGIRLLEFSEKL
- the folE2 gene encoding GTP cyclohydrolase FolE2; the encoded protein is MTIPDLQSQKDTRRIAIDKVGVKGLRYPILVEDRANKVQHTVADLNIYVDLPHYLRGTHMSRFVEILHHYHKEALIGNLEPFLTELKASLKAEAAYIDINFPYFISKQAPISKISSLLCYDCEFSAALKNSFELTIGVIVPVTTLCPCSKEISIAGAHNQRSNITIKVNYQGFVWLEELIELAEQTASCEIYSLLKRVDEKYVTEKAYDNPKFVEDIVREITLRLKADKRITGFHVESENAESIHLHNAYASISHPKQ
- a CDS encoding insulinase family protein; protein product: MNKQHIPSISLQQYTAPNSLRLLYAVQKSNPLVCLQLYIRSGSVHEEEHERGYAHFLEHLVFKATNRFPNNNLSYAAAEIGAVLNAFTDFDTTCFYLTLPAEFIETGLLILSEMAIHACFSTKDIELEKSVIIEEIHQYEAEPEMSFIEYVQTRYFDKSPLKYPVLGNASSLKKATQKSLFGFYKKHYRPDNAFLVATGDYDETMLKILFHKYFGEWNADRIPQINISSPLPHSFRVFNLAGKGRDLIAIAIPELNESHMDSEALHIAIRYMAIGKSSLLYKKLVEKEKLCSWVKVSSLSGLLPGASVILFAPVHTDFSTRIVEYFFTAWKQILEHGVPNEDLSLVRSDIVHNWLYSFEGVENLANLIAAEEFNGDLARIYNYGAYIESIDNNQLIFAVRTHWQFDRISVFLKSKIPKLVEIRSLCNKMRGTPIKPVKINRIIPKRESAVSTDMVNHNTKSQFSSFHIYNLDNGLKVVYNYQPGKDICGFALSSAHSQLNEAKPGQNYFSSTLMLYGTQNRSHEEIMRFSRKHGFNIRVLHHLDSTLFRGKCYKEDLSAVMELLGEIIMYPNFDKSYLQILKNAAAESIRRERDYPVSVAYKTWFHQLLGAKNNLFSATGNISSIKAITLDDCEEWFNNYNLGEEFTLCVVGSCEPEYVSELSHRFFSMQNNHNTVKKHNLIYSTQEHRISKRYYKLDQSIIHVGGLACPANNREENSAFHVLAHILGGDLSSRIYNILREELAYAYQTGFDFSSINDLGFWYAYAFCDAKDHVSCLQSLLRILADVCKDGISKQELESAQNYLIATSRIDSESVSFKASSIANLISLGYDLDYYLNREHRIRQASTEMLRHLAEKYLNTQNQQIHVLV